The Apium graveolens cultivar Ventura chromosome 3, ASM990537v1, whole genome shotgun sequence sequence ACCGGATACTCTAAACAGTAAATATGAACTCTTATTTTTAAAGACATTCAGGAATTTCTATCAAAACAAATCTGGAGTAAATTAGTATACATCTTATTTTGACAAGAAGAAATTCTATATATTCCTCAGAAATGTCTCTATTTAGAAGAGGCTTTTTTTTTCTTCTTGCATTAGTTTCCACAATACTTCCAATACAATGCAAATTAGCAGGTAAGTAAGCTACCCTTCAAATTTGGAGTACATGCACTACCTCCGTCCCTCTAATTTCTTTACAGTTTTTTTTTCACATacttgacacgcattttaaggcaactataaaatatatttccgtaatttttttttaaatttttcttttttgtataaaagtttaaacattatatttttatttagaagaaaaaaaaattaaaaaaaatacaagTACATTTAATAAGAGCATTAAAGTGCGTGCCGAAGCCCCGTCTGTAAAGAAGAATTGaggggacggagggagtactgaTAACTGCATTTTTTGGAATTTGGCCCCAAGGGCTGCGGACATATTATCTCAAACTAAAAAAACTCAATCGCTGCCCCAAAACACTACTCGGAAAGCATAATCTATATTAATTATTGTCAACAATTTCTTCAAACAGAGTTTTTCTCAAATGCATCACCATATAATCCCAAAATAAACTGCAGAGTAAAGTCCCTACCAGAAGCCAATTTCGCAACAACCATTCAGTTGTTTTCGATCAAATACAGACTAACAAAACCATGATAAAATGTAATCATATAGTAAAACTCACTTTTCACCTGGAGTAATTTCTTGCATTAGATAAATCAAATAGGAATTAATTTCTTGATGAACATAATTAGCGAATAACAAACACAAAAGTATAAGGCAGTAAACAATTAAAAATGACGACGTACCATTTTAGAAGAGGGGATGATGATGATCAGTGGGGGTGACAAAATTTGTCGCTGGATCAATGGGAAAAGGTGGCCACTGTTTTTGTTGTTCCGCGATATAGGGATCATTTCTTTGTTAATTGCGTTGCTAAAATAGGTAATCAGTACTAATGCTTACGTACCGATTAATCGGCAAATGAAAATTAATCTTCtcattaaataatatttaatatatttaacttatttattataaaatgtataatttataaataatttataaatattaaccagattttaaaaattaaatcagtcaaatattttttaaaaattaatcggaatttttttaaaaaatcgaaaatTTTTAGAATACTGCATGGCcaattatttctttttcttatttttttttgCATAATTTGAATTCGATTTTATCTTAGTAAACcaatttatttattgattaagaAAAAGATACTCCTTTGTAAGAACAATACAAACaagttatttttaattatatttttatgatATTAATAATCTGAGCCAAAACTGAAAAATTCAATGATATAACCAAGTTTCATATAGAAATTTTTATGTTCTTAAACTTCCGTCACAGcttataattttatgaaaaaGCCGAGTTTGTGTAACCAAGCAAGCTCAAGTGTGTGCATCTGAATTGTTTGCGATATAACTACCAATAAATATAATTTGAAGTCTGGAAATTTTGTGGAACTAATAAAAAAGATCAACGCCCGGCTATAAAACAGCAAACATTTTTCTAATCTAAGCCACAAGCAACCGTGaacaataatttttaagaatAGCTCTTGCTCCATTCACATCTCTCTACCAAGACTGCCCTGTACATTATTTTCGTTTCATCCCCAAATTCAATCACTGTTTCAACAGGCTTTACTAGTTCTTATAAATACAAAAACTTAACTTATCCAACTGGCCTTTTATCTTTTTTTGAAAACTTCTTTGTCAACCACATACCGAAATGTTGAACTCTGTGGCAACCAACTGATAAACTTGTCAGGCCTGCCTCGAATGCATCTTAGCATAGATTTCTGTTGATTTTCCGATAAACGTGCATAAATTATCTCCAGAAGAGCCTGCATGGTTAGCGAAGTGTCCTTTGCAAAGTAGTCGAGGATTTTTGGCAGACAAATCTTTCTTTCCTTGTTAATGCATACACTAGCCTGAATGAACTCTTTCTGAGCAAGTTTTAAATCCTCTGAAATCGTATTTGCAGTGTATACTCTAACCTGTGTACATTAAATAATGATCTAATAATTATCGAACTAGATAGTACAAGACTTGGATCAACTACAATGTAATATATGTTATTAAGaaaaaatttcttgaattttttttcccttggaaagaaatTGTGAGATTCTACGCAACGATGATAAactataaaatttgaaaataggAAGGGGGAAATAAATTGCATTCTCAGTTCCTAACAATTACAACTCTTCAGTTTTAATATGTTGGTATAAAATTATTACTTCTATGAAAAGATCAGAATAGCATACCGCAGGGTCAGAGCATACTCCTGAAGAGAGTGCAAAATGAACAAGTGGCTCAACATGATCGATGGAAAATTTATGTCTGGTCCTTGCTGGTTTAAACTTCTTTCCTGGAGACAGCAGTGTATCTAGCCACTGCTATGATATGTGTTAGTCGAACCACAGAACTAGCAACTCTAATTTAAAGAGACATCTCTCTGAGCAATGACAGCAGTATAAACTagtaatttaatttattaaatccataatatTTTTTTCCTAAATATGAACACACGGATATGCTGAATTGGCTTAGACAAGAAATATTGATTAACAGGTAATCAGGTATTTTTCCCAGATTCTACTCTGCTCAGCTGTCAGCCATAGTTTTTTCTTCACACATAATGCTAATAAATATTTCAAACAGTGAATGATTTCATAGGACATACTGGTGCTGCAAAGTGTGATCTTATTCCCAGAATAGAGCTTTGAATAATATCTGCATTTATGCAATGTCCACTAACATTATAAGCCGCCTGAAGAAAGATATGAAGATCATTAAACAATCAATGTACTATATGTAGCTAGATAAGGTCAGAAATGATTCATCACCTTCAGAATTGAGGCACTTTTCACATGGTTTGATGTTCCATAGGCTAAATGTGCCTGTAACACAAGGATTCAAAATATTGTGATAGAAGTATAATAGGATATAAATCTAGTGTAATTTAAGAGTTGCGTAAAACAAGAGTAAAGTTAACACTAGCAGATGAAATGAACTGCAGTTCTGATACAAGCTTAGCGACTTCACGTTAACAAAATATAAAAGAAAAAGGGCCAGACATACATGCATAACCAAGGCATTGTGAATATTAATCCAAAATGCAAGCTTCTCTTCATTTGTCATCTTCATTGGGTCAACCTTTTCAAGATTGTTGATCAGTAGCCTGCGCAAAAAATCCAAAATAGAGAAGGATGTCTCAGATCTTCTTTGTGAACCAGTGTTTAAGATTCCCGGGGTTGTACGGTTCCAGAATGTCAGGTGACCCTACTGGTTTTTTTATTTTGAGTAAAGATAGGTATTTATATATACCCAAGTTCAGTTGCACTTCCACATATAGTATTTTCATAAAACTCGTCTAAGAGCTTACAATCTATAGGCTTCAGCTCCTAGCACAATACAATTGTTGGGAGTCTGGGACTAGCTATGAGTATGTATAACTGGAATAAGTAACCTTTTATTATTATATTACAGATATTTAATTTTCAAGTGGAATACCTGAAATTTTGAAGCACTCTAGCTGCGTAGTTAAAACTATCATCGTTTAAACTTAACTTAAGAACTTCAAACATTGTAGCATATGGATCGCCCTTCACATTCAACCCTTGAATTTGGTGACCTTTGGCTTCTTCACTGAAATGAGGACTCCATGAATCTGACCTGGGAGAAAATGCGCTTGAGGAGGAGAATGATGAAACAGAAGAAGCTGAAAGCCCTTTCTGACTTCGAGCAGGGTCAGCCAGTTTGAGGTAAATAGAAGATATGCATCTGATAATGTCTTCTGAAAGTCTATCAGGTCTGTTAAGGTTATTATCGATGCGAGAAGCAACAAGGTAATCTGCAAGACTTCGAT is a genomic window containing:
- the LOC141711827 gene encoding uncharacterized protein LOC141711827 isoform X2, whose amino-acid sequence is MLRVDGRSSSDQPSSTLKCNAPQQVESPLDHHLLNVSPRLSFQFYYSSAELLNEIITIEDEITYLERYLLSLYREAFNQSSHSLSGKCETDLQNRLLTEPRNITDQSCSTLESNFSKDVPVHHHCISSLRASTDSDDCNRVGMFIPSTKRDRVVVEHGHRSLADYLVASRIDNNLNRPDRLSEDIIRCISSIYLKLADPARSQKGLSASSVSSFSSSSAFSPRSDSWSPHFSEEAKGHQIQGLNVKGDPYATMFEVLKLSLNDDSFNYAARVLQNFRLLINNLEKVDPMKMTNEEKLAFWINIHNALVMHAHLAYGTSNHVKSASILKAAYNVSGHCINADIIQSSILGIRSHFAAPWLDTLLSPGKKFKPARTRHKFSIDHVEPLVHFALSSGVCSDPAVRVYTANTISEDLKLAQKEFIQASVCINKERKICLPKILDYFAKDTSLTMQALLEIIYARLSENQQKSMLRCIRGRPDKFISWLPQSSTFRYVVDKEVFKKR
- the LOC141711827 gene encoding uncharacterized protein LOC141711827 isoform X1 is translated as MLRVDGRSSSDQPSSTLKCNAPQQVESPLDHHLLNVSPRLSFQFYYSSAELLNEIITIEDEITYLERYLLSLYREAFNQSSHSLSGKCETDLQNRLLTEPRNITDQSCSTLESNFSKDVPVHHHCISSLRASTDSDDCNRVGMFIPSTKRDRVVVEHGHRSLADYLVASRIDNNLNRPDRLSEDIIRCISSIYLKLADPARSQKGLSASSVSSFSSSSAFSPRSDSWSPHFSEEAKGHQIQGLNVKGDPYATMFEVLKLSLNDDSFNYAARVLQNFRLLINNLEKVDPMKMTNEEKLAFWINIHNALVMHAHLAYGTSNHVKSASILKAAYNVSGHCINADIIQSSILGIRSHFAAPQWLDTLLSPGKKFKPARTRHKFSIDHVEPLVHFALSSGVCSDPAVRVYTANTISEDLKLAQKEFIQASVCINKERKICLPKILDYFAKDTSLTMQALLEIIYARLSENQQKSMLRCIRGRPDKFISWLPQSSTFRYVVDKEVFKKR